The Vibrio bathopelagicus genomic sequence GCGTTGGGGACCAAGAACCTTGGATCTCGACATTGTACTTTACGGCAATGAGGTGATCGATTCAGAGCGCTTAACCGTTCCTCATTATGGAATGAAAGAACGAGAGTTTGTACTCTACCCGCTTGCTGAAATCGCACCAAGTTTACAACTCCCTGATGGGACTGAGCTGAGCGAACTACTCAAAGTAGTCGATCAAAATGGGCTCAATGTTTGGCAACAATAGCCAAGCGCATTAAGGAAACCCAATGAAAAAAGTAACCATTAACGACCTTATCAAGTGCAAACAAGAAGGCCGTAAATTCGCGACGTCGACAGCTTATGATGCGAGCTTTGCTCAATTATTCGAAAGCCAAGAGATCCCCGTATTACTTGTCGGTGATTCACTAGGCATGGTTTTACAAGGCCAAACTGACACATTGCCAGTAACAGTCGAAGAAATTGCTTACCACACTCGCTCTGTGCGTGCTGGTAGCCCAAACTGTCTTCTTATGGCTGATATGCCATTCATGAGCTATGCCACACCTGAGCAAGCTTGTGAGAGCGCTGCAACCATAATGCGAGCTGGTGCAAACATGCTTAAAATCGAAGGCGGAAGCTGGTTGGTTGATACCGTGAAGATGCTAACAGAGCGCGCTGTTCCCGTTTGTGCTCACTTGGGGTTAACCCCTCAATCAGTGAACATCTTTGGTGGTTACAAAGTTCAAGGCCGTGACGATGAGCAAGCAGACAAAATGGTTGCTGACGCGCTAGCTCTGCAAAATGCTGGCGCTCAAATCGTATTACTTGAATGTGTTCCGGCATCATTAGCCAAACGCATTACTGAAGCTTGTGATGTACCAGTAATTGGTATTGGTGCTGGCAACGTTACCGATGGTCAGATCTTAGTGATGCATGACATGTTCGGTATCTCTGCGACTTATATGCCAAGGTTCTCTAAGAACTTCTTAGCTGAAACGGGCGATATGCGTAAAGCCGTCGCTCTATATAAAGAAGAAGTAGAGAGCGCGCGTTTCCCTGATGAAGCTCATACAATAGCTTAGGAGTTACTATGCAAACTTTTGCTGAAATAGCGGCTCTTCGCGAGCAGATTAAACAGTTTAAGCGTGATGGACGTACCGTTGCTTTTGTACCAACAATGGGAAACCTTCACGAAGGTCACCTGACGCTGGTAAAGAAAGCGCGTGAATTAGCAGACATTGTTGTCGTGAGCATCTTCGTTAACCCAATGCAGTTTGACCGCGCTGACGACCTGAACAATTACCCTCGAACGTTAGAAGCTGATTTAAGCAAACTAACAGGCGAAGGTGTTGAGCTTGTGTTTACTCCAACGCCAGAAGTGATGTACCCAGATGGATTAGACAAACAGACGTTTGTTGAAGTACCTGGTATTTCGCACATGCTTGAAGGGGCATCTCGCCCAGGCCACTTCCGTGGTGTGGCGACGATTGTTGCTAAGCTGTTTAATATCGTTCAGCCAGACTTTGCATGCTTCGGCGAGAAAGACTTCCAACAGCTTGCGGTCATTAATCATATGACGACGGACCTTGCTTTAGATATCCAAATTATCGGCGTACCAACCGTTCGTGAGATGGATGGACTTGCGATGAGCTCTCGCAATAGCAACCTGACTATCGACGAGCGCCAACGCGCACCTGTGCTTGCTCGTACTATGCGTTGGATCAGTAGTGCTATTCGTGGCGGCCGTGACGATTACGCATCTGTCATTGAAGACGCAACCGACCAACTTAGAGCTGCAGACCTGCAACCTGATGAGATTTTCATCTGCGATGCTAAAACGCTGCAAGCCATCACTTCAGAATCGACTCAAGCGGTTATCTTGATGTCAGCTTTCCTAGGTAAGACTCGTCTTATCGATAACCAAGTTCTCGATTTGGTCACGGAAACGAAAGAAGAAGTGAAAGAAGAAACAGCGGAATAATCGCTCCCTGCTCTAGATGCGAAACAAAAGCACAAAACGCAGAACACAAAAAAGGTCGATGTAATATCGACCTTTTTCTTTACCTGTCATTCCAAAACTTACAAGTAATGCATTAACTACGTAAGCCGATGCCCTTTGTCACTAGGTAGTGAGCAATTCCATACAACACCACAATAAACACACCTAGTACGCTGAATGAAGTCACGATGCCAACATCAGACACACCCAAGAAGCCATAGCGGAACGCGTTTACCATATATACGATAGGGTTCAACTTCGACACGCTCTGCCAAACTTCAGGCAATAGACTGATTGAGTAGAACACGCCACCAAGGTATGTCAGCGGTGTCAGGATAAACGTTGGGATAATAGAAATATCATCGAACGTGCGTGCAAATACCGCATTAATCAAACCACCAAGAGAAAAGACTATCGAGGTCAAAAATACCGTCGCAATGATCACACCCCAGTGTTCAACCTGCAGGTCAACAAAGAATAGTGATACGAAGGTTACAATCGTACCCACTAACAAGCCACGCACCACGCCACCCATCACGAAGCCAGCGATAATCACGTAATTAGGAACGGGGGCCACCAGCAGCTCTTCAATGTTCTTTTGAAATTTCGCACTAAAGAACGACGAAGCGACGTTAGAGTATGAGTTGGTGATCACCGACATCATGATTAAACCCGGCACAATGTATTCCATGTAACTAAAACCGTTCATTTCACCGATACGAGCACCAATCAAGTTGCCGAAGATGATGAAGTAAAGTGTCATGGTAATCGCAGGTGGAACCAGCGTTTGCACCCAAATTCGAGTGAATCGGTTCACCTCTTTGGTCAACAAGCTACAAAAAGCTGTCCAATATAATTTATGCATGTTACTTGCTCCCCTCACGCACGATGCTCACAAATAGCTCTTCTAGACGGTTCGCTTTGTTACGCATAGAAAGGACTTTTACCTGTTGCTCTGTCAATTGAGCAAAGATAGTGTTCAAACCTAGGTTCTTGTCGATTTCGATCTCTAGCGAGCCATTGACCATTACTTGGCTGTTCACGCCATCAAGCTTAGGCTCTGCAGTGCCCTCTTCAAGATCAAGAATAAAGGTCTCAGCACTTAACTTACCCAGCAACGCTTTCATGGTTGTGTTCTCAATCAGCTCACCGCGATTGATGATACCGATGTTGCGACACAGCATTTCAGCTTCTTCTAGGTAGTGCGTAGTCAAGATAATGGTAATGCCCTGCTTCTCGTTGATCTCTTTCAGAAATTCCCACATAGAACGACGCAGCTCAATATCAACACCCGCTGTTGGTTCATCAAGGATCAGCAAATGAGGTTCATGCATCAGTGCACGAGCGATCATCAAACGACGCTTCATACCACCAGACAAGTTACGCGCACGTTCGCCACGCTTTTCCCACAAATCGAGTTGAGATAAGTACTTTTTCGCGCGCTCTTTAGCTAAAGTCTTCGGCACACCGTAATAACCCGCTTGTTGAAGAACAATCTGTTCAACGGTTTCGAAAGGGTTAAAGTTAAACTCTTGTGGCACTAATCCTAAGTTCTGCTTTGCTAGCTCAAGATCAGTATCGATGTCATACCCAAACACTCTAACCTTGCCTGAGGTTTTGTTCACGAGAGAGGAAATAACACCAATGGTCGTGGATTTACCCGCGCCGTTTGGACCAAGGAGCGCGTAAAAGTCGCCCTTTTTCACTTGTAAACTGATGCCTTTGAGAGCCTCAAAGCCCCCTGCATAAGTTTTTCTTAATTGCTCAATTTCTAATGCATACATAGAGATAGACTGCCATTTGCTATAGATAGATGTTGATGACCGAGTATGAGGAAGAGAGTGAAACTTAAAACGAGCTAGTTGAACACTAACCCAAAACTTGTTTACTCGGCCATTTTGCAAGCAAGTCTATCGTTGATTGACGATTAATACAAACATCGATTGATACTTTCTTTTTTAAAAGACGAGCAGTCTTATTGCCTGTAGATGTAAAAATGCCGCTAAGTCATTCGCTTAACGGCATTTTGTGTTCATAAATGAATTCGATTATATTCGCGAAAACCCAAACAGAGTTTAGCTAAAATTGTTTATTGCTAAACCGTTTCGAATTGATGCTCGTCTCTATCGACATAACTCGTAGCGGCGGTGAGCGCCTCATATCTGAATCGATAGGTGTTAGACTCAGGCACTAAATCAATCACATGGAATTTCTCTAGCTGCTGACGGGTATTCTCATTTGGACACAACAAATAAACCTCACATTCGGCATCAAGGGCATCTTTGATTGCGTTCTCTAGCGCAAGACCGACTGTCACGTCAATCATAGGCACATCCGTCAGATCTAAGATCATTGCTTCATAATCAGAGATGCTCGAGTGCTGACGCGATATCGCCTTCGAAACACTGAAAATCATCGGCCCAGAAAGGTAGAAGAACAAAACCTTACCGTTAGCGGTATCTAGCAGCTGACGTTCACTGTCCGTCAGCGGAATATCGTCTTCGTCATCACCATCACTGATGGACTTTACTTGTCTGGCTTGTTCACGACTCAAACGTTCAATAATTAGGATATTCGATATAAAGACACCAAGACCAACAGCAATAATCAAATCAACAAATACCGTAAGGAGCATCACGCCATACATCACGCCCATGCCCGCATAACTCACCTTGTGTGCACGCTGAATGAAACTCCAATCAAGAATATTGAAACCAACATACATCGCGATACCCGCGAGCACGGCCATTGGAATAGGTTCAGTCAAACCACCCGCCACCAATACCACCAGTGCCAGAACTAATGCACGAATAACACCTGAAAGTGGAGAACGAGCACCTACTTGGATATTCGTTACTGTCCCCATGGTGGCACCTGCGCCCGGCAAAGCGCCGAACAAACCAGAAATCATATTGGCGATGCCCTGTCCGCGAAGCTCCTTGTCAGAGTCATGCTCTTTACGGGTTAATGAGTCCCCGATCACCGCGGTAAGCAGTGTATCGATACAACCCAACGTACCCAACACCAAGGCATCAATTATCATGGTCGTGAACAGTTCAGGGCTAATCGTTGGAATAACTAAAGAAGGTAAGCCTGCTGGGATTTCACCAATACGACGGATAGAATCCGTATCGAAGATAATGACCGATAACAAGGTCACAGCAACTAGGGCAACCAATTGTGCAGGGACATACTTGCGGTATTTAGCAGGAAAACCAAAAAGGATACCGAGCGTTAATGCCCCTAAAAACAGTTCGCTGAACTTCATGTTCGCCAAGGTATCAGGCAGTGCAGAAAGCGTCCCCATCACCCCACCAGATGGAGCGGCGTGTCCTAATAATGGAGAAAGCTGTAAGATGATCAGAATAACGCCAATTCCTGACATAAAGCCGGAGATCACGCTATATGGCATCAAAGTAACGTATTTACCGAGCTTTAATGTCCCAAGCAATATCTGAAATGCACCCGCCATCATCACGACGGTAAAGGTCATTGCCATGCCAGTTTCAGGGTATTTAGCGACCATGCTGGTCATCACCGCCGTCATGATCACCGTCATTGGTCCGGTGGGCTCTGAGATCAAACTGCTGGAACCGCCAAATAATGCAGCAAACAGGCCAACCATAATGGCGCCCCATAAGCCCGCTTCCGCACCCGCTCCAGAAGCAACACCAAATGCTAACGCTAAAGGCAGTGAGATGATGGCTGTAGTGACACCGCCAAACATATCTCCTTTGAGATTGATATCCGCAAAACGACTTCCAAACAAAACACACCTTCCTGATGATGAAATGACAAACCTTATTACTTTAACAAATGAGTCTGTAACACAGAAAGTGTTAATTCAATCACATTATTCATGTCTTATAACCAGATGCTAGCTTCTACGCTAAGTTAATGATTTTAACAGCCAGAACACGTCAGATGAGTGCGAGTTGACACAGTTTTTACGAGATTGAATTTGTAACATTGTGTATAGTTATAATTCTTAATTAAGGGACGTAAGACGCAAAATGCCAGAGATTAAACAGCTTTTTGAAAACAACTCTAAATGGTCTGAAGAAATTCGTTCTCAAAGACCAGAGTATTTTACAACGCTTGAAGAGGGTCAAAACCCTGGTTTCCTATGGATCGGCTGCTCTGATAGCCGTGTACCGGCCGAGCGTCTCACTGGTTTGTATTCTGGCGAACTGTTTGTTCATCGAAATGTCGCTAACCAAGTGGTTCATACCGACCTAAACTGCCTGTCTGTTGTGCAGTACGCCGTAGATGTACTCAAAGTTAAACACATTATTGTTTGTGGTCACTACGGTTGTGGAGGCGTTAATGCAGCGATTGATAACCCTAAACTTGGTCTGATCAATAACTGGTTACTTCACATCCGAGATAATTATCTAAAGTACCGTAAGCAAATCGAGAGTCTTCCTCGTGAGCAATGGGGTGACAAACTGTGCGAAATTAACGTCGCAGAGCAGGTTTATAACTTGGGCAATTCAACGATACTGCAAAATGCGTGGGAACGTGGTCAAGAGGTTGAAATCCACGGTGTTGTTTACGGCATTGGCAATGGCAAATTGCAAGATCTTGGTGTGCGTTGCTCTAGCAATAACACGTTAGAAAATAGCCATTTAGATGCACTTGATAAAATCCTTTCGTCTCCAATTCTTGGTTAATTATTAAGATTTAAACCTTATCGTTTAATCACTAGATATAAGAAAGGCTCGCATTGTGCGAGCCTTTTTGTTTTGTCTTCAACAGAGTAATAATTACTCTTGAGGTACAACTTTACCGATGTACGGTAGGTGACGATATTTCTGTGCGTAGTCGATGCCCACACCAACAACGAATTCGTCAGGGATTTCAAAACCAATCCACTTAGTATCTACGATCACTTCACGGCGAGAAGGCTTGTCTAGCAGTGTACAAATCTCGATAGATTTAGGACCGCGTAGGCTTAAAATCTCTTTCACTTTAGTCAGTGTGTTACCTGTATCGATAATATCTTCTACAAGTAGAACATCTTTACCTTGGATATCGTCATCAAGGTCTTTCAAAATACGCACGTCACGCGAGCTTTCCATGCCGTTGCCGTAGCTAGATGCGGTCATGAAATCAACTTGGTGAGTTAAATCGATAGCACGAG encodes the following:
- the can gene encoding carbonate dehydratase; its protein translation is MPEIKQLFENNSKWSEEIRSQRPEYFTTLEEGQNPGFLWIGCSDSRVPAERLTGLYSGELFVHRNVANQVVHTDLNCLSVVQYAVDVLKVKHIIVCGHYGCGGVNAAIDNPKLGLINNWLLHIRDNYLKYRKQIESLPREQWGDKLCEINVAEQVYNLGNSTILQNAWERGQEVEIHGVVYGIGNGKLQDLGVRCSSNNTLENSHLDALDKILSSPILG
- the panC gene encoding pantoate--beta-alanine ligase, with amino-acid sequence MQTFAEIAALREQIKQFKRDGRTVAFVPTMGNLHEGHLTLVKKARELADIVVVSIFVNPMQFDRADDLNNYPRTLEADLSKLTGEGVELVFTPTPEVMYPDGLDKQTFVEVPGISHMLEGASRPGHFRGVATIVAKLFNIVQPDFACFGEKDFQQLAVINHMTTDLALDIQIIGVPTVREMDGLAMSSRNSNLTIDERQRAPVLARTMRWISSAIRGGRDDYASVIEDATDQLRAADLQPDEIFICDAKTLQAITSESTQAVILMSAFLGKTRLIDNQVLDLVTETKEEVKEETAE
- the hpt gene encoding hypoxanthine phosphoribosyltransferase → MKHTVEVMISEQEVQDRVNELGKQITEHYNGSEDLVLVGLLRGSFVFMADLARAIDLTHQVDFMTASSYGNGMESSRDVRILKDLDDDIQGKDVLLVEDIIDTGNTLTKVKEILSLRGPKSIEICTLLDKPSRREVIVDTKWIGFEIPDEFVVGVGIDYAQKYRHLPYIGKVVPQE
- a CDS encoding ABC transporter permease, which gives rise to MHKLYWTAFCSLLTKEVNRFTRIWVQTLVPPAITMTLYFIIFGNLIGARIGEMNGFSYMEYIVPGLIMMSVITNSYSNVASSFFSAKFQKNIEELLVAPVPNYVIIAGFVMGGVVRGLLVGTIVTFVSLFFVDLQVEHWGVIIATVFLTSIVFSLGGLINAVFARTFDDISIIPTFILTPLTYLGGVFYSISLLPEVWQSVSKLNPIVYMVNAFRYGFLGVSDVGIVTSFSVLGVFIVVLYGIAHYLVTKGIGLRS
- a CDS encoding SulP family inorganic anion transporter — protein: MFGGVTTAIISLPLALAFGVASGAGAEAGLWGAIMVGLFAALFGGSSSLISEPTGPMTVIMTAVMTSMVAKYPETGMAMTFTVVMMAGAFQILLGTLKLGKYVTLMPYSVISGFMSGIGVILIILQLSPLLGHAAPSGGVMGTLSALPDTLANMKFSELFLGALTLGILFGFPAKYRKYVPAQLVALVAVTLLSVIIFDTDSIRRIGEIPAGLPSLVIPTISPELFTTMIIDALVLGTLGCIDTLLTAVIGDSLTRKEHDSDKELRGQGIANMISGLFGALPGAGATMGTVTNIQVGARSPLSGVIRALVLALVVLVAGGLTEPIPMAVLAGIAMYVGFNILDWSFIQRAHKVSYAGMGVMYGVMLLTVFVDLIIAVGLGVFISNILIIERLSREQARQVKSISDGDDEDDIPLTDSERQLLDTANGKVLFFYLSGPMIFSVSKAISRQHSSISDYEAMILDLTDVPMIDVTVGLALENAIKDALDAECEVYLLCPNENTRQQLEKFHVIDLVPESNTYRFRYEALTAATSYVDRDEHQFETV
- the panB gene encoding 3-methyl-2-oxobutanoate hydroxymethyltransferase, encoding MKKVTINDLIKCKQEGRKFATSTAYDASFAQLFESQEIPVLLVGDSLGMVLQGQTDTLPVTVEEIAYHTRSVRAGSPNCLLMADMPFMSYATPEQACESAATIMRAGANMLKIEGGSWLVDTVKMLTERAVPVCAHLGLTPQSVNIFGGYKVQGRDDEQADKMVADALALQNAGAQIVLLECVPASLAKRITEACDVPVIGIGAGNVTDGQILVMHDMFGISATYMPRFSKNFLAETGDMRKAVALYKEEVESARFPDEAHTIA
- a CDS encoding ABC transporter ATP-binding protein yields the protein MYALEIEQLRKTYAGGFEALKGISLQVKKGDFYALLGPNGAGKSTTIGVISSLVNKTSGKVRVFGYDIDTDLELAKQNLGLVPQEFNFNPFETVEQIVLQQAGYYGVPKTLAKERAKKYLSQLDLWEKRGERARNLSGGMKRRLMIARALMHEPHLLILDEPTAGVDIELRRSMWEFLKEINEKQGITIILTTHYLEEAEMLCRNIGIINRGELIENTTMKALLGKLSAETFILDLEEGTAEPKLDGVNSQVMVNGSLEIEIDKNLGLNTIFAQLTEQQVKVLSMRNKANRLEELFVSIVREGSK